In a genomic window of Thermococcus sp. EP1:
- a CDS encoding PPC domain-containing DNA-binding protein → MYIKRDNEYLIVKLERDEDLLNGLTKVAENENIKAGMIISGIGMLKDLEIGYYTGTGYMRKKFEGIYEIVSITGYLQETAPRAHLHVSIADKNNNVYGGHLLGGKCDPYAIIAIISYNKVRFKRVYVEKAKRMETEIYEV, encoded by the coding sequence ATGTACATTAAGAGAGATAATGAGTACTTGATAGTAAAACTAGAAAGAGACGAAGATCTTCTAAATGGATTAACAAAAGTTGCAGAAAACGAAAACATCAAAGCCGGGATGATTATCTCAGGTATTGGAATGCTAAAAGATTTAGAAATAGGGTATTACACTGGTACTGGATATATGCGGAAAAAATTTGAAGGAATCTATGAAATAGTCTCGATAACAGGATATCTCCAAGAAACTGCTCCAAGAGCCCATCTCCATGTAAGCATTGCAGATAAAAACAATAATGTCTATGGAGGACACTTGCTTGGTGGAAAATGCGATCCCTATGCAATAATAGCAATTATTTCATACAATAAGGTACGCTTCAAGAGAGTTTATGTAGAAAAAGCAAAAAGGATGGAAACAGAGATATACGAGGTTTAA
- a CDS encoding PEP-utilizing enzyme yields KMERAIRMAPLTPNHHFYIDQQTNAAAKYVLRELGKKFVKEGLLEEPYDILYLKYDEIRTLFADPSEIDAKALVKQRKEEREKAKEIIPAPYVGTITEWSIKEEPYKQGLWGWSLEKLQQEKETYELAKTGKAKILKGLAAGAPKVIEGVVKVVEGPHEFDKVEDGDILVCDITSPAWISVYPKIKGVITNSGGLSSHPAIVSREFGIPCVVSTRIATRMLKDGMKVRLDGINGIVTVLEEE; encoded by the coding sequence GAAAATGGAGAGGGCTATTAGAATGGCACCACTAACACCAAACCACCACTTCTACATTGACCAACAAACAAACGCAGCTGCAAAATACGTACTTAGAGAGTTAGGAAAGAAGTTTGTAAAAGAAGGCCTGTTAGAAGAGCCCTACGACATACTTTACCTGAAGTATGATGAGATAAGAACACTATTTGCAGATCCCTCAGAAATTGATGCCAAAGCTTTAGTCAAGCAGAGGAAAGAAGAAAGAGAAAAAGCTAAAGAAATTATCCCAGCTCCTTATGTAGGTACAATTACAGAATGGTCCATCAAAGAAGAGCCATACAAGCAGGGACTATGGGGATGGAGCCTTGAAAAACTACAACAAGAAAAAGAAACATATGAACTTGCAAAGACTGGTAAGGCCAAAATCTTAAAAGGTCTCGCAGCAGGAGCACCAAAGGTAATAGAAGGAGTCGTTAAAGTAGTAGAGGGACCACATGAATTCGACAAAGTTGAAGATGGAGACATTCTTGTTTGTGACATAACAAGCCCAGCATGGATTTCAGTATATCCAAAAATAAAGGGAGTAATAACAAACAGTGGAGGACTGTCCTCTCACCCAGCAATAGTTTCAAGAGAATTTGGTATCCCCTGTGTAGTGAGTACAAGAATAGCTACCAGGATGCTCAAAGATGGTATGAAAGTGCGCTTGGATGGAATAAATGGTATAGTAACTGTTTTAGAAGAAGAATGA
- a CDS encoding alpha-ketoacid dehydrogenase subunit beta: protein MAVVREITFAEALNEALDYEMSKDPKVVVMGEDVGRYGGIFGVTKGLIDKYGEERVKDTPIAESGFIGTGVGAAAAGLLRPVVELMFIDFLGVAYDQIYNQAAKMKYMFGGKAKIPIVIRTVSGAGASAAAQHSQSLHALFIHVPGLKVVMPSTPYDAKGLLISSIEDDDPVIFIEHKMLYGIKGPVPEEAYSIPLGEADVKKEGKDVTVVATALMVHRALEVANKLEEEGISVEVIDPRTLVPLDAETILNSIKKTGKLVVVDEAYPRCSFATDIAALAVSKAFESLKAPVKLVTAPATPVPFSPALEKEWMPSTEKIEKAIREIL from the coding sequence GCCCTTAATGAAGCGCTAGACTATGAAATGTCCAAGGATCCAAAGGTTGTTGTGATGGGTGAAGACGTGGGAAGATATGGAGGTATCTTTGGTGTTACAAAGGGACTCATTGATAAGTATGGGGAGGAAAGAGTTAAAGATACACCCATAGCAGAAAGCGGATTTATAGGAACAGGAGTAGGAGCCGCTGCGGCAGGTTTGTTAAGGCCTGTTGTGGAGCTAATGTTCATAGACTTTCTTGGGGTAGCATATGATCAGATTTACAACCAAGCGGCTAAAATGAAGTACATGTTTGGAGGAAAGGCCAAGATTCCAATAGTGATTAGAACAGTCTCTGGAGCAGGAGCAAGCGCTGCAGCACAACACTCTCAATCGTTGCATGCGCTCTTCATCCATGTCCCAGGATTAAAGGTGGTTATGCCCTCCACTCCATATGATGCCAAGGGGTTGCTAATATCTTCAATTGAAGATGATGATCCAGTGATTTTCATCGAGCATAAGATGCTCTATGGAATTAAAGGGCCGGTTCCAGAGGAAGCCTATTCAATTCCTCTTGGTGAGGCTGATGTTAAGAAAGAGGGAAAAGACGTCACAGTTGTAGCAACAGCTTTAATGGTTCACAGAGCCCTAGAAGTTGCGAACAAACTTGAAGAGGAGGGAATAAGCGTTGAGGTCATCGATCCAAGAACTCTTGTACCGTTAGATGCCGAAACTATTCTCAATTCCATAAAGAAAACTGGAAAGCTTGTTGTAGTGGATGAGGCCTATCCAAGGTGCAGCTTTGCTACGGATATAGCAGCCTTAGCCGTTAGTAAAGCTTTTGAGAGCTTAAAAGCTCCAGTTAAGCTTGTTACAGCTCCAGCTACACCAGTTCCCTTCAGCCCAGCTCTAGAAAAAGAGTGGATGCCAAGTACGGAGAAAATTGAAAAGGCAATTCGGGAGATTCTTTGA